A segment of the uncultured Desulfobulbus sp. genome:
ACATCCTCGTTGCGCCCGGCTTCCAGGGCCTGGAAGATGGCGCTGTGTTCGGAATCAATGGGCAAGAGCCGGACCTGGTGCGCCTGCGCCTCCTCCATCACCAGCCGTCCAGCCATGACCAGGGTCTCCTTGTTGGCCAGGCCCACATCCTTGCCAGCGCGAATGGCGGCCAGGGTGGGAAGGAGGCCGACGGCGCCGACAACGGCGGTCACCACCATGTCCGCGTCGGCCAGAGTGGCCACGGCGCTGTTCCCTTCGATTCCGCAGAGGATGCGGGAACGGTAAGCCCGCGGCAGAAGTTGCGCAAGCGGGGCGACCAGGTCGGGGTTGCCGATGGAAACGCATTCGGGCGCAAATTCCTGGACCTGCTGGCTCAACAGTTCGATGTTGCTTCCGGCGGACAGGCCAACAATACGAAACTGATCGGGAAACTGGCGAACAATGGCCAGGACATTGGTACCGATTGAACCGGTGGACCCAAGAAGTGCAATTCGTTTCATTGAAGGACGTTGAAAAAGAGCAAATAATAGAGCACGGGCCCAGTGAGCAGAAGGCTGTCAACACGATCAAGGAGACCGCCGTGCCCCAAAAGCACGGTTCCGGAATCCTTGACGCCAACGGAACGTTTAATCAGCGATTCGGTCAAGTCACCGGCGATACCGATCACGATAAGCACACTGCTGCCCAGCAAGAGCAGGAGTGGGTCGGCCGATTGCGGCAAAAACAGATTGATGAGTTCAGCAGCAAGAACCCCGGTCAAGATGCCGCCGATGCCACCAGCGACCGTTTTTTTGGGACTGATCAGAGGAAAGAGTTTGCGGCGGCCAAAGGTCTTGCCGGCATAGTAGGCCCCGGTGTCTGAGCCGGCTATCATCGCAATGAACAGAATGAGCCAGTACGGCCCCTGGGGGAGGAAGCGGATCAGGACCAGGTGCGCCAGGCTGACGGAAATATAGAGGGTGGCAAAACCGGCACAACTGAGGTAGCGCAGTACATCCTCAACCTTGCCATAGCCGTGCAGGGCCAAGGCGACAACCGCCAACAGCGAACCGAAGATCCCCGCTGGCAGCAGGGCAATCTGCCCGTTGAACACGGCTACCATCGGCAGCAGACAGGCACCTATGGTGACAAACAAACGAAGACCTGCGATAAAACCGCAGGTCATACGAAAAAATTCATGCAGGGCGATGGCAGCGCCCATCAGTCCGACGAACCAAAAAAGCACAGAGGAGCCCATAAAGAGCAGCAAAAACCAACAAACCACCATCAGCAGGCCAGGGATCACACGATTCATCGTTCTTTACGTACCGCTGAGTTGGGCTCCGGTTCTCCCGAACCGACGTTGTCGTTGGGAAAAATTGTGCAGGGCGGCAAGGAATTGGTCTTTATGAAAATCAGGCCATTTGGTCTCGGTGAAATACAGTTCCGCGTAGGAGGCCTGCCAGAGGAGGAAATTGGAGAGCCGGTTCTCACCGCCGGTGCGGATAAGGAGATCCGGATCAGGCTGCCCGGCAGTGAAGAGGCGATCACTGATCGCTGCTTCGTCAAGATCGGCGGGATCGAGTACACCATCCCGACAATCCCGGGCGATCTGCCTGACCACCTCCAGCAACTCTGAACGGCCGCCATAGTTCAAGGCAAGATTCAGGGTCAAGCCAGTGCAGGATCGCGTCTGTTCGATGCTCTCCAAGAGGATGCGACGAACATCTTCCGGAAGCCTTTGGGGAAAGCCCAAACAGTTGAGCCGAATATCATTGCGCAGCATGGTCCGCAATTCGGCCTGAAGATAGGTTTTCAACAGCCCCATGAGGCCGCTTACCTCGCCGGCGGGACGCTTCCAGTTTTCGGTGGAAAAGGCATAGAGGGTGAGATAGCCGATCCCAAGGGACCGTGCCACCTCAACAATTTCACGGACGGTGTCAACGCCGGCTTTATGGCCGAACAGCCTCGGGCGATGACGTTCTTCTGCCCACCTTCCGTTGCCGTCCATGATAATGGCAACATGCCGGGGTATGGTACAGTCTGCTTCTTGGATCTCCACAGTGACAAGTATTTCGTGCAGGGCTGATCAGACAGCCATCACTTCCTTTTCTTTGCCGCTGGTAATTTCGTCGATTTGGGCGACAAAACTATCAGTGGCCTTTTGCGATTCGTCCTGAAGGCGGAACATGTCGTCCTCAGAGATTTCTTTGTCCTTTTTCAACTTTTTGAGGGTTTCGTTGGCTTCCCGGCGAACATTGCGCAGGGCAATCTTGTGTTCCTCTCCAAGTTTTTTCACCTGCTTGACCAACTCCTTACGACGATCTTCGGTCAACGGTGGGATAGTGAGGCGAATCACGTTCCCATCGCTGCTCGGGGTCAATCCGAGATCGGAGGCAAGGATGGCCTTTTCGATGGCAGGCAGGACCTGCGGATCCCAGGGTTTGATCGCAATCATGTTGCTTTCAGGAATGGTGAGTGCACTCACCTGGTCTAAGGTCATCTGCGAGCCGTAGGCATTGACCTTGATGCCATCAAGCAGGGACAAAGTGGCGCGCCCGGTCCGAATTTTCACAAGATCGCGCTTGAGGGCCTCGATGCTTGAGGCCATTTTTTCATTCAACTGGTCGATAATGGCGTTGGACATAATTTCCTCTTACACGGAGCACCCCCGATCAGGTTTGACCGAGCGGGGGTGTCAAGGATTCAATTGGTGATCAGCGTTCCCACATCTTCTCCGGTAACCGCTTTGACGATATTGCCGGGCTTTGTCATGTCGAAGACAAAGATCGGCAGGTTGTTGTCACGGGCAAGGGAGATTCCTGCGGCATCCATGATTTTGAGATCATCGCGCAGGACAGTGGAAAAGGTGAGGGTATGATAACGCACAGCATTGGCATCCTTTTCCGGATCCCGATCATACACCCCATCAACCCTGGTGGCTTTCATAATGACATCGGCCTTGATTTCCAGGGCACGAAGCACGGCGGCGGTATCGGTTGTGAAGTAGGGATTACCGGTACCAGCGGCAAAGATAACCACCCTTTTATGTTCCAAATGATCGAGGGCTTTCAGTCGCTCATAGGCTTCGCAGACATTGAGCATGGTGATGGCGGACATAACCTTGGTGGGGATATCCAGATTTTCAAGTCCATCCTGGACGGCAAGCGAATTCATGACCGTCCCGAGCATCCCCATGTTGTCGGCGGAGCTCCTGTCCATACCACTGGCAGCTCCGGCAACACCGCGAAAAATATTCCCCGCCCCTATCACAAGGGCGAGTTCGATTTTGAGGTTATGCAGCGCCTGAATTTCCTGGGACAAGTACTTGATGACCTCAGTGCTGATGCCGTAGGGCCGATCCCCCATCAGGGCTTCACCACTGATTTTCAAAAGAACTCGTTTGAATTTCATTTCGCAGCTCTCCTCGTCACTTCTTTTTCCCACATTTCTTCCATGGGTACTCTTTTCGACGCCCTCTCGGAGATTTGGGGAGGACTTAGCCGATTTGAAAACGGGCAAACTGCTTCACAGAGATGTTCTCACCCATCTTGGCGACAAGTTCATTGAGCAGGTCTTGAATGGACAGATCCGGATTCTTGACGAATTTCTGCTCCAGCAGACAGATCTCAGCGAGGTATTTCTCCATCTTGCCGGAAACGATTTTTTCGACGATCTGCTCAGGTTTGCCTGAGTCAAGGGCCTGTTTAACATAGATTTCTTTTTCGCGCGCTACCAATTCAGCAGGAACATCGTCACGGTTGATGGCAACCGGGTTGACCGCGGCGATATGCATGGCGATATCTTTGGCAAAAGCCTTGAAATCATCCGTTTTGGCAACGAAATCGGTCTCGCATCCGACCTCTACCATGACGCCGAGTTTGCCGCCAGCGTGAATGTAGCATTCGACAACGCCTTCTTTGGTCTCTCGGTCGGCACGTTTTGCGGCAACAGCTAATCCTTTTTGGCGCAGCAGGTCAACGGCCTTTTCCATGTCACCATCGGTTTCGGTGAGGGCCTTTTTACAGTCCATCATGCCGGCATTGGTCTTATCCCGCAGTTCCTTTACCATTTGACTTGTAATTGTCACAGTCATTCTCCTTCGTCAACGTGCATCAAAGCACATATCGTAGTCAACAGTATACGCAAAACCGACAAAGAAGCCAGGAGGCCACTTTGTCGGCTGATTTCATCGGGAATCCAAAAGAAGGGGAGGGGAATTATTCCTCTTCGACTTTTGCGGCGAGGTCTTCCTCGGTTCCGCTGCTCATGGCGGCCTCAAGGTCATCGATGTCAGCGGGTGTTTCTTCACCGCGACGTGATTTCCCTTCAAGAACAGCCTCAGCCATCATGGAGGAGATCAATTTGATCGCGCGGATCGCATCGTCATTACCAGGAATGATGTAGTCTATGCCGTCGGGATCACAGTTGGTATCGGTCAAGGCGATGACCGGAATGCCAAGTTTCACGGCCTCGCCAATGGCGATGTCTTCGTTTTTGGGGTCAACCACAAAAAGCACATCCGGAAGGGTGCGCATGTTCTTGATACCGCCGATGTTCCGGTCCAGTTTCACCCGCTCCTTTTCCATCATGAGGATTTCCTTTTTGGGGAAGCGGTTGATGGAACCGTCGGCCTGCATGGTTTCAATCTTTTTCAGACGATCGACGGAATGTTTGATGGTCTGAAAATTGGTGAGCATTCCGCCAAGCCAACGGTGGTTGACAAAATACATCCCACAACGCTCGGCCTCTTCCTTGATAATGGCCTGGCCCTGACGTTTGGTGCAAACGAAAAGTACGTTGCCGCCTTCACCGACGATGTCAGCCAGAGCGGCATAGGCCTTTCTGAAAAGCTTCATGGTGATATCGAGGTTGACAATGTAAATTCCATTGCGAGGACCGTAGATATACGGTTTCATCTTGGGATTCCACCGCCGGGTCTGATGCCCGAAGTGCAGACCGGCTTCCAACATTTGACGCATGTTAACTGCTGCCATGTTCTCTCCTGATTAAATTTTGGTTAAACCTCCATCCTGTCGGCCGATTTCACGGGAAGTGAAACACCTGGACCTAATCGTCAGGATGTGTGTAGTGGGGCACGGCAGTGCCCTATGTTACAGCCAAACTCGTAATACTAGCACGATGGCATCATATTTACAAGTGTGTCGCTTCCTATTTGATAGATTATCCGCAATTAAACCGGCAAACCCTATTTGCGGATCAGCTGTCTTCTTCCGCCGAGCACAAATTCGAGCCAGCGAAACCCGAATTGAAGCAAGGCCTCGTCATCACGCTCGATACGCCTTCTATCGTCCTTGGTCAGTTTGAATTGCGCTATAATATTTTCCTTAACCGTATAGGAACGGAAGTCATCGATATTATAGCAGGCCATGAAGGCCAGACGTTGGTACGGACCTGCTTTTCCCTCGCCCGCCCAAGGATTGGAAGCAAAAAAAGCATCGAGTTCAGCCCACATGTCGTTGATCGAATTGCATTGGTGCAGGTTCTGGTCGCGCTCCCACTGCCGCACCGTATAGGTGCGCTCCTCTAGATGCCCCTTGCAGTAGGGATGATGGGTGAGAAAATAATGAATGCGAAGAGGTTGCCCTTTGCCGGTACTTTCAAGTCCTCGTTCGAGGGGATAGGTACGACAGGCTGTAGGCCGGTTCGCGTATACCGTGCACCCCTGGTCACTGAGAAAAGGGCAGGAGGCAGATTCGTCGTCCAACAGTTTGAGTTTGAGACCGGGAAAAAACGGGTGACTCCCCTCGCAGATGATGGTGAATCGTTCAAGGACTTCGGCGCTCCGTAGACCGAGCTGTTTTTTGAGCAGCAGAATATCGTAGGGATAGAGATGAAGATTGACATTACGACAGCAGGTAAGAAAACACGAAACCCCGGGATGGCAATGAAACCGAAAAGGATCTTTCCCGACCTGCTCACGATCAGAAGGGATTAAATTTTGGTAATCCATAGACAAAACTTACAATCGATTGGTCAAGAATTCCTAAGACCACGTTCAAGTGGAAGGACAATGAGAAGGCTGTGGATGCACGCAGTTCACGCCTGGGATACAATAAAAATGAAAAAAAAAGCTGGTATGAGGATTCATACCAGCTTAACGACCAACGTACGCTTGACGGAGTGAAGCCTCTTACTCTGCCTGGGCTTCCTCGACTTCTTCCTGATATTCAACCAGC
Coding sequences within it:
- a CDS encoding phosphatidate cytidylyltransferase; translated protein: MNRVIPGLLMVVCWFLLLFMGSSVLFWFVGLMGAAIALHEFFRMTCGFIAGLRLFVTIGACLLPMVAVFNGQIALLPAGIFGSLLAVVALALHGYGKVEDVLRYLSCAGFATLYISVSLAHLVLIRFLPQGPYWLILFIAMIAGSDTGAYYAGKTFGRRKLFPLISPKKTVAGGIGGILTGVLAAELINLFLPQSADPLLLLLGSSVLIVIGIAGDLTESLIKRSVGVKDSGTVLLGHGGLLDRVDSLLLTGPVLYYLLFFNVLQ
- a CDS encoding isoprenyl transferase, with the protein product MEIQEADCTIPRHVAIIMDGNGRWAEERHRPRLFGHKAGVDTVREIVEVARSLGIGYLTLYAFSTENWKRPAGEVSGLMGLLKTYLQAELRTMLRNDIRLNCLGFPQRLPEDVRRILLESIEQTRSCTGLTLNLALNYGGRSELLEVVRQIARDCRDGVLDPADLDEAAISDRLFTAGQPDPDLLIRTGGENRLSNFLLWQASYAELYFTETKWPDFHKDQFLAALHNFSQRQRRFGRTGAQLSGT
- the frr gene encoding ribosome recycling factor, which codes for MSNAIIDQLNEKMASSIEALKRDLVKIRTGRATLSLLDGIKVNAYGSQMTLDQVSALTIPESNMIAIKPWDPQVLPAIEKAILASDLGLTPSSDGNVIRLTIPPLTEDRRKELVKQVKKLGEEHKIALRNVRREANETLKKLKKDKEISEDDMFRLQDESQKATDSFVAQIDEITSGKEKEVMAV
- the pyrH gene encoding UMP kinase; its protein translation is MKFKRVLLKISGEALMGDRPYGISTEVIKYLSQEIQALHNLKIELALVIGAGNIFRGVAGAASGMDRSSADNMGMLGTVMNSLAVQDGLENLDIPTKVMSAITMLNVCEAYERLKALDHLEHKRVVIFAAGTGNPYFTTDTAAVLRALEIKADVIMKATRVDGVYDRDPEKDANAVRYHTLTFSTVLRDDLKIMDAAGISLARDNNLPIFVFDMTKPGNIVKAVTGEDVGTLITN
- the tsf gene encoding translation elongation factor Ts yields the protein MTITSQMVKELRDKTNAGMMDCKKALTETDGDMEKAVDLLRQKGLAVAAKRADRETKEGVVECYIHAGGKLGVMVEVGCETDFVAKTDDFKAFAKDIAMHIAAVNPVAINRDDVPAELVAREKEIYVKQALDSGKPEQIVEKIVSGKMEKYLAEICLLEQKFVKNPDLSIQDLLNELVAKMGENISVKQFARFQIG
- the rpsB gene encoding 30S ribosomal protein S2; protein product: MAAVNMRQMLEAGLHFGHQTRRWNPKMKPYIYGPRNGIYIVNLDITMKLFRKAYAALADIVGEGGNVLFVCTKRQGQAIIKEEAERCGMYFVNHRWLGGMLTNFQTIKHSVDRLKKIETMQADGSINRFPKKEILMMEKERVKLDRNIGGIKNMRTLPDVLFVVDPKNEDIAIGEAVKLGIPVIALTDTNCDPDGIDYIIPGNDDAIRAIKLISSMMAEAVLEGKSRRGEETPADIDDLEAAMSSGTEEDLAAKVEEE
- a CDS encoding YkgJ family cysteine cluster protein, with translation MDYQNLIPSDREQVGKDPFRFHCHPGVSCFLTCCRNVNLHLYPYDILLLKKQLGLRSAEVLERFTIICEGSHPFFPGLKLKLLDDESASCPFLSDQGCTVYANRPTACRTYPLERGLESTGKGQPLRIHYFLTHHPYCKGHLEERTYTVRQWERDQNLHQCNSINDMWAELDAFFASNPWAGEGKAGPYQRLAFMACYNIDDFRSYTVKENIIAQFKLTKDDRRRIERDDEALLQFGFRWLEFVLGGRRQLIRK